One window from the genome of Rhea pennata isolate bPtePen1 chromosome 16, bPtePen1.pri, whole genome shotgun sequence encodes:
- the NCOA6 gene encoding nuclear receptor coactivator 6 isoform X1, whose translation MVLDDLPNLKDSCTSLYSSTMEDLEVDFDSGLEEDELKQETAPEDSTIFVAFKGNIGDRDFEQKLSIILENVPGLLHMESSKLKLQKIEPWNSVRVTFNIPREAAERLRILAQNNNQQLRDLGIISVQIEGEGAINLALAQNRSQDVRINGPLGGNNSIRMETGFPMQGGQGLIRMSNAAAVMMSQSGNVPSSMIASGASTELQPRTPRPSSQPDAMDPLLSGLNIQQQNHPSGSLAPQLHSMQSVPVNRQMNSANFQQLQQQPQLQTRPPQPHQQPQQGIRPSFSSPAQVPVPPGWNQLPSGALQPPPTQGALGTLTVNQGWKKAPLPGQMQQQLQARPSLATVQTPTHPPPPYPFGSQQASQAHSNFPQMSNSGQFTAPQMKTLQGGPSRVSTPLQQPHLTNKSPASSPSSFQQGSPASSPTVNQTQQQMGPRPPQSSTLPQGFQQPVSSPSRNPMVQQGNVPPNFMVMQQQNQGPQGLHPGLGGMPKRLPPGFPAGQANQNFMQSQVPSTAPGTPVNSGAPQLQTSQNVQHAGGQGSGPSQNQMQAPHGPPNMMQTNLMGLHGNMNNQQAGASGVPQVNMANMQGQPQQGPQSQLMGMHQQIASSQGQMVNIQTQGSLNPQNQMILSRTQLMPQGQMMVTPQNQNLGPSPQRMTPPKQIIPQQGQQMMSAHSQMMGPQGQVLLQQNSMMEQMMTTQMQGNKQPFSTQNQSNVMTGPAQLMRGPTPNMQGNMVQFSGQMMAQQGPVNGNPSQVMGIQGQVLRPTGPGPHISQQLGDTTTTTSNDVNLTQMLPDVPVQQPNMVPSHMQAIQGNNNASGSHFSGHGLPFNTPFGGTPNGNQISCGQNPGFPVNKDVTLTSPLLVNLLQSDISAGHFGVNNKQSNQNANKPKKKKPPRKKKNNQQLEQTSSSEPHPAGLEENDQSSISGEQGMSLDNTGPKLSDFASRPPGYPQPVEQRQLQQMPAQLMPHTQQPQPQQQQPQPPPQQAQAPPQTQQQQQQMMMMLMMQQDPKSVRLPVPQGVHQPRGPLNPDAQRMPMQQSGNMSVMVNLQGPGSVPPSPDKQRISLPGNPPLGNNARKMIYQDNVQNPSSSPLGEVSSVSSLPEGGAEGPPTSGAQNNLTSHLVVSQNQLMMTGPKPGPSPLSAAQGASPQQQSNSLPGTLTHHFPNVAAPSQTSRPKTPNRASPRPYYPQTPNNRPPSTEPSEISLSPERLNASIAGLFPPQINIPLPPRPNLNRGFDQQGLNPTTLKAIGQAPSNLTVNSQSSFAAPQPHKLEGVVINSGKQTTTGGTKRASPSNSRRSSPGSSRKTTPSPGRQNSKAAKLALTTQQNPPLLQNMELQRNMMVGPSLPTPVTTSFQNNNMLNNQNPAISLPVMTGIPEDGKESLNAPQDNECQNAQGVPGNKDSPNIELKGIPTPEIKMLVPEEQLKKDGQSSDTSKLPALEESKPMVSPAMREAPTSLSQLLDNSGAPNVTIKPPGLTSLEMAPIVPAGEELKKIAVIPPLQDSSSGKETSNSLSLPQNNESCSNPGHQELGEINSNVTQNVPPVIQRPVNSSSISASLPPNQITVFVTSNPITSSANTSAPLPSHLQPTLVSTVVTMPNVGNKVMVSEGQSAVQSNARPQFITPVFINSSSIIQVMKGSQPSTIPAAPITSNSSLMPQSVAVVGPLHIPQNIKFSSGPAPPSTSSSSLVPNIPTSRPLVLNPMVPPIQLPSPATTSSNVSSHLPAQQVKDFSPDEASSQSGGSTDQCSVTATQSGPGVSPLLTSSPGSGNRRSPVSSSKGKGKVDKIGQLLLTKACKKVTGSLEKGEEQYALDGETEGQGLEMSVPNSLGTEQSPAELENKTVTSPAPSLIKQSTSGPGNLSVSAAAASASVSPSLSTNTPATNVLSVVTTPAVPELVPAAPSTNGSNHGNLSAEQSGIGLVEEKTGAHQELLQNTASSHHLAQKKSSVTTSESTVQRTELETNAPVVAGQSNETKENCEKSKTPSRRNSRTEDSAASQETVENGQRKRSSRPASASSTAKETSASAMQSKRRKSK comes from the exons aatccAGCAAGTTAAAACTGCAGAAGATAGAGCCTTGGAACAGTGTACGTGTTACATTTAATATACCCCGTGAAGCTGCAGAGCGGCTGCGAATTTTAGCTCAGAATAATAACCAACAGCTTCGTGACCTGGGAATTATCTCAGTTCAGATTGAAG GGGAAGGTGCTATCAACTTGGCCTTAGCTCAGAACAGAAGCCAAGATGTCCGAATCAATGGGCCCCTGGGAGGAAACAATTCCATACGAATGGAAACGGGATTTCCCATGCAAGGGGGTCAAG gtTTAATAAGAATGAGCAATGCTGCAGCTGTCATGATGTCCCAGAGTGGAAATGTACCCTCCTCTATGATAGCAAGTGGTGCTAGTACTGAGCTGCAGCCAAGAACACCTCGACCTTCCTCACAGCCAG ATGCAATGGACCCACTCTTATCTGGGCTAAATATCCAGCAGCAAAATCATCCATCTGGATCTTTAGCTCCGCAGCTCCATTCAATGCAGTCAGTTCCTGTAAACAGGCAAATGAACTCAGCCAACTTTCAGCAACTACAGCAACAGCCACAGTTGCAGACACGTCCTCCCCAGCCACatcagcagccacagcagggtATTCgaccttcattttcttcaccAGCGCAGGTTCCAGTTCCCCCTGGCTGGAACCAGCTTCCCTCTGGAGCACTTCAGCCTCCTCCAACCCAGGGAGCACTGGGTACATTGACAGTAAACCAGGGATGGAAAAAGGCCCCGTTGCCTGGACAAATGCAGCAGCAACTTCAAGCAAGACCATCTTTAGCAACAGTACAAACTCCTACTCACCCTCCACCTCCATATCCTTTTGGAAGCCAGCAAGCTTCCCAGGCTCACTCAAACTTTCCCCAAATGAGCAATTCTGGCCAATTTACTGCTCctcaaatgaaaacacttcagGGAGGGCCCTCACGGGTTTCTACACCACTACAACAACCCCACCTGACCAACAAGTCtcctgcttcctctccctcctccttccagcaGGGATCTCCTGCATCATCTCCAACAGTTAaccaaacacagcagcagaTGGGACCAAGGCCTCCCCAGAGTAGCACACTCCCCCAGGGATTTCAACAGCCTGTCAGTTCTCCTAGCCGTAATCCTATGGTGCAACAGGGGAATGTACCCCCCAACTTCATGGTGATGCAGCAGCAAAACCAGGGTCCGCAAGGTTTACACCCTGGCTTAGGAG GAATGCCCAAGCGCCTCCCACCTGGGTTCCCTGCAGGCCAGGCTAATCAGAACTTCATGCAAAGTCAGGTGCCTTCCACAGCGCCAGGAACACCAGTGAACAGTGGAGCTCCACAACTACAAACCAGCCAAAACGTGCAGCATGCAG GTGGCCAGGGGTCTGGACCTTCTCAAAATCAGATGCAGGCACCACACGGCCCACCAAATATGATGCAGACCAATCTAATGGGACTTCATGGAAATATGAACAACCAGCAAGCTGGTGCTAGTGGGGTGCCACAAGTTAACATGGCCAATATGCAGGGACAGCCTCAGCAAGGACCACAGTCTCAACTTATGGGAATGCATCAACAAATTGCATCGTCTCAAGGACAGATGGTGAACATTCAGACTCAGGGATCATTGAACCCTCAAAACCAGATGATACTTTCTCGAACACAACTCATGCCACAAGGTCAAATGATGGTAACGccacaaaaccaaaatcttGGTCCTTCACCTCAAAGAATGACCCCACCCAAACAGATTATTCCCCAGCAGGGACAACAGATGATGTCTGCACACAGTCAGATGATGGGACCTCAAGGCCAGGTCTTGTTGCAGCAGAACTCAATGATGGAACAGATGATGACCACTCAGATGCAAGGAAATAAACAGCCTTTTAGCACTCAAAACCAGTCCAATGTTATGACGGGGCCAGCTCAACTGATGAGAGGACCAACTCCAAACATGCAAGGAAACATGGTGCAGTTCTCTGGACAGATGATGGCACAGCAAGGCCCTGTGAATGGTAATCCTTCTCAGGTTATGGGAATCCAAGGGCAAGTTTTAAGACCTACTGGACCTGGCCCCCACATATCTCAGCAGCTTGGAGACACTACTACTACAACAAGTAATGATGTGAACTTGACACAGATGTTACCTGATGTTCCTGTGCAGCAACCAAATATGGTGCCTTCGCATATGCAAGCAATCCAAGGAAACAACAATGCTTCAGGGAGTCATTTTTCTGGACACGGGCTGCCTTTCAATACCCCATTTGGTGGAACACCAAATGGGAATCAGATTTCCTGCGGACAGAATCCTGGTTTTCCTGTTAATAAAGATGTCACGCTCACAAGCCCACTCTTGGTTAACCTTCTACAAAGTGATATATCTGCAGGGCATTTTGGTGTGAACAACAAACAGAGTAATCAGAATGCCAATAAGCCGAAGAAGAAGAAGCCtccaaggaagaagaaaaataatcaacagCTAGAACAAACAAG ttcttcagAACCACATCCAGCTGGCTTGGAGGAGAATGATCAGTCATCCATATCTGGAGAGCAGGGAATGAGTCTAGATAATACAGGCCCTAAACTTTCAGATTTTGCAAGTAGGCCACCAG GCTATCCTCAGCCAGTGGAACAAAGACAACTTCAGCAGATGCCAGCTCAACTTATGCCACACACACAGCAGCCccagccgcagcagcagcagccacagccaccaccacaaCAGGCACAGGCACCACCACAGacgcagcagcagcaacagcaaatgATGATGATGCTTATGATGCAGCAGGATCCCAAATCAGTCAGGCTTCCCGTGCCACAGGGAGTTCATCAACCTAGAGGGCCTCTGAATCCAGATGCTCAACGAATGCCAATGCAGCAGAGTGGTAACATGTCAGTAATGGTTAACTTACAAGGTCCTGGATCGGTGCCCCCATCTCCTGATAAACAGAGGATATCCTTGCCAGGCAATCCTCCTCTGGGaaataatgcaagaaaaatgatttatcaAGATAATGTACAGAATCCTTCCAGCTCACCTCTGGGAGAGGTTTCATCAGTATCTTCCCTTCCAGAAGGTGGAGCTGAAGGCCCACCAACATCAGGAGCTCAGAATAATTTGACATCTCATTTAGTAGTTTCACAAAACCAATTAATGATGACTGGACCCAAACCTGGACCATCCCCACTTTCAGCTGCCCAAGGTGCAAGTCCTCAGCAGCAATCTAATTCTCTGCCTGGCACTCTTACACACCATTTTCCAAATGTTGCTGCCCCATCACAAACTTCGAGGCCTAAAACCCCGAACAGAGCAAGCCCAAGGCCATACTATCCTCAGACTCCTAATAATCGTCCACCTAGCACAGAGCCTTCGGAAATAAGCTTGTCTCCAGAAAGACTCAATGCTTCTATAGCTggtctttttcctcctcaaattAATATTCCTTTACCTCCCAGGCCTAATCTCAATAGAGGATTTGATCAGCAGGGTCTTAATCCGACTACTCTGAAGGCCATTGGACAAGCCCCATCAAATCTCACAGTTAACAGTCAGTCTAGTTTTGCTGCTCCACAGCCACACAAATTGGAAGGTGTAGTTATTAATTCAGGAAAGCAAACCACCACTGGAGGAACAAAGAGAGCAAGTCCAAGCAATAGTCGAAGGTCCAGTCCTGGATCCAGTAGGAAAACTACACCAAGCCCTGGCAGACaaaattcaaaagcagcaaagttAGCATTGACAACGCAGCAGAATCCACCTCTCTTGCAGAACATGgaattacaaagaaatatgATGGTTGGCCCCTCTTTGCCAACACCTGTGACtacaagttttcaaaataataacatGCTAAATAATCAGAATCCTGCAATTTCTCTACCTGTTATGACTGGCATTCCTGAGGATGGTAAAGAGAGCCTTAATGCTCCTCAAGATAATGAGTGTCAAAATGCACAAGGCGTCCCAGGTAACAAAGATTCGCCCAATATTGAACTGAAAGGCATCCCTAccccagaaataaaaatgttagttCCAGAAGAACAGTTGAAAAAAGATGGACAGTCCTCGGACACTAGTAAGCTTCCTGCTTTGGAAGAAAGCAAACCTATGGTATCTCCAGCTATGAGGGAGGCACCAACTTCTCTAAGTCAGCTTCTTGATAATTCTGGAGCTCCTAATGTAACCATTAAGCCCCCTGGGCTGACTAGTCTTGAAATGGCACCAATAGTCCCTGCTGGGGAGGAACTGAAGAAGATAGCTGTCATTCCTCCACTACAAGATTCATCCTCTGGCAAAGAGACTTCTAACTCACTTAGTTTGCCTCAAAATAATGAGTCCTGTTCAAATCCAGGGCACCAGGAACTGGGAGAAATAAACTCAAACGTTACACAAAACGTTCCTCCAGTAATACAAAGACCTGTTAACTCTTCTTCAATTTCAGCTTCTTTACCGCCCAACCAGATAACAGTTTTTGTAACTTCAAACCCTATTACATCATCTGCTAATACATCAGCACCACTGCCATCTCACTTGCAGCCTACGTTAGTATCTACTGTTGTCACAATGCCTAATGTAGGAAACAAAGTTATGGTTTCTGAGGGACAGTCAGCAGTTCAGTCCAATGCCCGGCCACAGTTCATTACACCTGTTTTTATAAACTCATCATCAATAATTCAGGTTATGAAAGGCTCTCAACCAAGTACAATTCCAGCAGCCCCAATTACTTCTAACTCTAGTCTGATGCCTCAGTCAGTGGCAGTTGTTGGACCTTTGCATATACCACAGAACATAAAGTTCTCGTCTGGACCTGCTCCCCCTAGCACATCATCTAGCAGTCTTGTTCCTAATATTCCAACAAGCAGGCCACTGGTTCTTAATCCAATGGTGCCTCCTATTCAGCTGCCTTCTCCTGCTACAACTTCTTCAAATGTTTCTTCACATCTTCCTGCTCAACAAGTCAAAGACTTtagccctgatgaggcctctTCTCAAAGTGGTGGGTCAACTGACCAGTGTTCTGTTACAGCAACACAGTCTGGACCTGGTGTTTCACCTCTTCTCACAAGTAGTCCAGGATCTGGGAATAGACGAAGTCCTGTTTCATCGAgtaaaggaaagggaaaagtaGACAAGATTGGCCAACTTTTACTGACTAAAGCATGCAAGAAAGTCACCGGCTCCcttgagaaaggagaagaacaaTATGCTTTGGATGGAGAAACAGAGGGTCAGGGACTAGAAATGTCAGTCCCAAATAGTTTGGGAACAGAGCAATCACCAGCagaactagaaaataaaactgtgacATCTCCAGCACCCAGTCTTATAAAACAGAGCACTTCTGGGCCTGGCAATCTGAGTGTTagcgctgctgctgcttctgcttctgtaTCTCCAAGCTTATCAACAAACACTCCTGCTACAAACGTACTGTCGGTTGTAACCACTCCAGCAGTCCCAGAACTTGTACCTGCAGCACCAAGTACTAATGGTAGTAACCATGGCAATTTGTCAGCAGAGCAAAGTGGAATTGGTTTGGtggaggaaaaaacaggagCACATCAGGAACTGCTCCAAAATACAG CATCCTCTCATCATTTAGCccagaaaaaaagttcagttaCAACATCAGAAAGTACTGTTCAAAGAACAG